From the Hordeum vulgare subsp. vulgare chromosome 1H, MorexV3_pseudomolecules_assembly, whole genome shotgun sequence genome, the window caacaacaataacaacaacaacaacaacaacaaaaacaaaaacgacaacgacgacgacgacgacgacaacaacgacaacaacaacaacaacaacaacaacaacaataacaagaacaagaacaagaacaacataaacaagaacaacaagaacaagaagaagaagaagaagaagaacaacaacaacgacaacaacaacaacaacaacaacaacaacaacaacaacaacaacaacaacaacaacaacaacaacaacaacaaaaagaacaacgatgacgacgaccacgacgaccatgacaacaacaacaacaacaacaacaacaacaacaaaaacaacaacaacaacaacgacaacaacaacaacgacaacaaaaacgacaacaacaacaacaacaaaaatgataacaacaacaacaacaacaacaacaacaacaacaacaacaacaacaacaacaaaaacaacaacgacgacgaggacgaccacGCCGACCATGACAACATAAACAATgaggatgagaacaacaacaacaacaacaacaacaacaacaataacaacaacaacaacaacaacaacaacaacaaacacaacaacaacaacaacaacaacaacaacaacaacaaacaagaacaaacaacaacaacaacaacgacgacgacgacgatgacgacaacaaaacaaacgacaatgacaacaacaacaacaagaagaacaacaacaacaaaaaaaacaacaatgacaatgacgacgacgacaacaacaacagcaacaacaacaacaacaacaacaacaacaacaacaacaacaacaacaacaacaacaacaagaacaagaacaacaagaacaaaaacaataacaacaacaacaacaacaacaacaacaacaacaacaacaacaagaagaagaagaagaagaacaacaacaacaacaacaacaacaacaacaacaacaagaacgacgatgacgacgaccacgacgaccaggacaacaacaacaacgacaatgagaacaaccacaacaacaacaacaacaacatcatcatcaacaacaacaactacaactacaacgacgacaacaacgacaacaacaacgacaaaaacaacaacaacgacaacaacaacaacaacaacaacaacaacaatgacgacgacgacgaccacgccgaccatgaccacaacaacaacaacgacgatgagaacaaccacaacaacaacaacaacaacaaacaacaacaacaacaacaacaacaacaaaaacaacaacaacaacaacgatgagaacaaccacaacaacaacaacaacaacaacaacaacgacgacgacgacgacgatgatgacatagacaacaacaacgccgacaacagcaacaacagcaacaatggaaacaacaacatcatcgtcatcaacaaaaaaacagcagcaacaacaacaacaacaacaacaataacaacaacaacaacaacaacaacaataacaacaacaacaacaacaactactactactactactactactactactactactactactactactactacagcaacaaaaacaacaacaacaacaacaacaacaagaagaacaacagaaCAAGAAgaccaacaacaatgacgacaacgacgacgacgacgacaacaacaacgacaacaacgacgacaactacaatgacgacaacaacaacgacgacaacaacaacaacaacaacaacaacaacaacaaaaacaacaacaacaataataacaacaacaacgatgagaacaaccagaacaacaacaacaccactaccaccaccaccaccaccaccaccaccaacaacaacaacaaccacaacaacaacaacaaaaacaacaacaacaacaacaacaacaacaacaacaaccacgacgacgatgacgtagacaacaacaacgatgatgagaacaacaacgccgagaacagcaacaacaacaacgatggaaacaacaacatcatcgtcatcaacaaaaaaaacagcaacaacaacaacaacaacaataacaacaaaaacaacaacaacaacaataacaacaacaacaacaactactactactactactactactactactactactactactactacaacaacaacagcaacaaaaacaacaacaacaacaacaacaacaacaacaacaacaacagaacaagaaggccaacaacaatgacgacaacgatgacgacgacaacaacaacaacgacaacaacgacgacaactacaacgacaacaacaacgacaacaatgacaacaacaacagcaacaacaacaagaacaagaacaagaacaagaacaagaacaagaacaacaagaacaaaaacaataacaacaacaacaacaacaacaacaacaacaacaacaagaacaacaacaacaagaacgacgatgacgacgaccatgacaacaacaacaacgaggatgagaacaaccacaccaccaacaacaacaacaacatcaacaacaacaacaacaacaacaacaacaacagcaacaacaacaacaacaacaacaacaataacaacaacaacaatgacgacgacgacgaccacgccgaccatgacaacaacaacaacgacgatgagagcaaccacaacatcatcatcatcatcaacaacaacaacaacaacaacaacaacaacaacaacagcgatgagaacaaccacaacaacaacaacaacaacaacaacaccaccaccaccaccaccaccacaacaacaacaacgacaacaacaacgacaacaacaacgacaaaaacaacgacaacaacaacgacgacaacaacaacaacaacaacgacgaggagaagaaggagaagaagaagaagaagaagaagaagaagaataagaataagaagaagaagaagaagaagaagaacaacaacaacaacaacaacaacaaccaccaccaccaccaccacaacaacaacaacaacaacaacaacaagaacaatagcaacaacaacaacaacaacaacaacaacaacaacaacaacaacaacaacgacgacgacgacgacgacgatgagaacaaccacaacaacaacaacaacaccaacaacaacaacaacaacaacaacaacaacaacaacaacaacaacaacaacaacaacaaaacgagcaacaacaataacaataggaacagcaacagcaacaacagcaacaccaacagcaacatgacagcaacagcagcaacaacaacaacaacaacaacaacaacaacaacgatgacgacgacgacagaaaTGACAGCAATTATAAAAATAGCAAAGACTACTAaaagaacaacaataataataataataataacaacaacaacaagaaccacaacaacaacaacaacaacaataacaccaccaccaccaccaccaccaccaccaccaacaacaacaacaacaacaacaacaaaaacaacaacaacagcaacaacatcaacaatagcaacaacatcaaaaacaacaacaacaacaacaacaacaataacaacgacgacgacgacggcgatgacgacgacgacgacgataacgacgacgacgacgacgatgacaacgacgacggcaacggcggcggtggcggcgacggcgacgacaacaacaaaaacaacaaggacaacaaaaacaaaaacaacaacaacaacaacaacaacaacagcaacaacaacaacagcaacaacaacaagaacaacaacaagaagaacaacaaggacaacaagaaacaacaacaacaacaacaacaacaacaacatcaacaacaacaacaagaacaacaacaacaacaacaacaacaacaacaacaacaacaacatcgacgacgacgacgacgatgacgacgacaacgacgacaacaaaagaaacgacaacgacaatgacaacaacaacaataacaataacaacaacaacaacaaaaacaaaaacgactacgacgacgacaacaacaataacaacaacaacaacaacaacgacaacaacaacaacaacaacaacaacaacaacaacaacaacaacaacaacaacaacaacaacaacaataacaataacaagaacaagaacaacataaacaagaacaacaagaacaagaagaagaagaagaagaagaacaacaacgacaacaacaacaacaacaagaagaacaacgatgacgacgaccacgacgaccatgacaacaacaacaacaacaacaacaacaacaaaaacaataacaacaacaacaacaacaacaacaacaacaacaacaacaaaaacaacaacaacaacaacgacaacaacaacaaagacaacaacaacgacaacaacaacgacaacaaaaacaataacaacaacaacaacaacaacaacaacaacaacaacaccaacaacaacaacaacaacaacaacaacaaaaacaacaacgacgacgaggacgaccacGCCGACCATGACAACATAAACAACgaggatgagaacaacaacaacaacaacaacaacaacaacaacaaacacaacaacaacaacaacaacaacaacaacaacaacaacaacaacaacaacaaacaacaaaaaacaacaacaacaacgacgacgacgacgacaacaacaaaacaaacgacaatgacaacaacaacaacaagaagaacaacaacaacaacaaaaacaacaatgacaatgacgacgacgacaacaacaacggcaacaacaacaacaacaacaacaacaacaagaacaagaacaagaacaagaacaagaacaagaacaagaacaagaacaacaagaacaaaaacaataacaataacaacaacaacaacaacaagaagaagaagaagaagaacaacaacaacaacaacaagaacgacgatgacgacgaccacgacgaccatgacaacaacaagaacgacgatgagaacaaccacaacaacaacaacaacaacaacaacaacatcaacaacaacaacaacaacaacaacaacaacaacaacaacaacaacaaaaacaacaacaacgacaacaacgacaacaacaacgacaaaaacaacgacaacaacaacgacaacaacaacaacaacaacaacaacaacaacaacaacaacaacaacgacgacgaggagaagaagaagaagaagaagaacaacaacaacaacaacaaaaacaacaacaacaacaacgacaacaacaacaaagacaacaacaacgacaacaacaacgacaacaaaaacgataacaacaacaacaacaacaacaacaacaacaccaacaacaacaacaacaacaacaacaacaacaacaacaaacacaacaacgacAGAGGACGACCACGCCGACCATGACAACATAAACCACgaggatgagaacaacaacaacaacaacaacaacaacaacaacaacaacaacaacaaacacaacaacaacaacaacaacaacaacaacaacaacaaacaacaacaaaaaacaacaacaacaacgacgacgacgacgacaacaacaacaaaacaaacgacaatgacaacaacaacaacaagaagaagaacaacaacaacaaaaacaacaatgacaatgacgacgacgacaacaacaacggcaacaacaactacaacaacaacaacaacaacaacaacaacaacaacaacaacaagaacaagaacaagaacaagaacaagaacaagaacaacaagaacaagaacaaaaacaataacaacaacaacaacaacaacaacaacaacaacaacaacaacaagaacaacaacaacaacaacaagaacgacgatgacgacgaccacgacgaccatgacaacaacaacaacgacgatgagaacaaccacaacaacaacaacaacaacaacatcaacaacaacaacaacaacaacaacaacaacaacgacgacgacgacaacaacgacaacaacaacgacaaaaacaacgacaacaactacgacaacaacaacaacagcaacaacaacaacaacaacaacaacaacaacaacaacaacaacaacaacaatgacgacgacgacgaccacgccgaccattacaacaacaacaacaatgacgacgacgacgacgaccacgccgaccattacaacaacaacaacgacgatgagaacaaccacaacaacaaccacaacaaacaacaacaacaacaacaacaacaacaacaacaacaacaacaacaacaacaacaacaacaacaacaacaacaacgatgagaacaaccacaacaacaacaacagcaacaacaacaacgacgacgacgacgacgatgatgacgtagacaacaacaacaccgacaacagcaacaacaacaacaatggaaacaacaacatcatcgtcttcaacaaaaaaacagcagcaacaacaacaacaataacaacaacaacaacaacaacaacaacaacaacaacaacaacaacaacaacaacaacaactactactactactactactactactactactactactactactactacaacaacaacagcaacaaaaacaacaacaacaacaagaacaagaagaacaacagaaCAAGAAgaccaacaacaatgacgacaacgacgatgacgacgacaacaacaacgacaacaacgacgacaactacaacgacgacaacaacgacgacaacaacaacaacaacaacaacaacaacaacaacaacaacaacaacaacaacaaaaacaacaacaacaataacaacaacaacaatgatgagaacaaccacatcaacaacaacaacaacaccaccactaccaccaccaccacccccaccaccaccaacaacaacaacaaccacaacaacaacaactacaacaacaacaacaacaacaacaacaacaacaacaacaacaacaacaacaacaaccacgacgacgatgacgtagacaacaacaacgatgatgacaacaacaacaccgagaacagcaacaacaacaacgatggaaacaacaacatcatcgtcatcaacaaaaaaaacagcaacaacaacaacaacaacaataacaacaaaaacaacaacaacaacaataacaacaacaacaactactactactactgctactactactactacaacaacaacaacaacagcaacaaaaacaacaacaacaacaacaacaacaagaagaagaacaacagaaCAAGAAggccaacaa encodes:
- the LOC123408984 gene encoding myb-like protein AA, producing the protein NDNDDDDNNNSNNNNNNNNNNNNNNNNNNNKNKNNKNKNNNNNNNNNNNNNNNNKKKKKKNNNNNNNNNNNNKNDEPQQQQQQHHHQQQQLQLQRRQQRQQQRQKQQQRQQQQQQQQQQYNDENNHNNNNNNNNNSNNNNNNNNNNNNNNNNNNNNNN